CCACTCAATGCCTATTTTGCCCTGGTCGTCGGCTTTGCCATGAAATATGACAAAAAGGCGGGCGTGGGAACGGTTGTATCCCTGATGCTGCCGTATGTGCTGATTACGTTTGTGCTGTGGACGCTGCTCTTTGTAGGGTGGTTTTTGTTGGGAATTCCCTGGGGCCTCTAATTTCACGTATATTCCTGACAAAGTACACGCATTTGCCAATTTTTTACGTGATTTTGACCGGCAACTTGGTATCTTGGCAAAGTCCTCTGGTCTACCCAGCACGGAACGCTGCCCCTTGTCGGAAGTTTGATATGCTTTTTTCTGATCCACAATTTTATTGGTGAGGAATGTCATGGGTGCCAGCCAAATCCCCCTCGATACCGCCGCCGCCGAAGCGCATTTGCTGAATTTTTTGCAAATTCCCGGGCAAAGCGGCGAAGAAGCGGAAATCGCCGCCGCCGTCAGTGACGCCCTGATCAAGGTGGGCGTGGCGGCGAATGCCATCCGCTTTGACACTGCCAACCAGCGCATTAACCTGCCCACACAAACGGGCAACTTATTTGCCGACATTCCCGGCACCCGCCCCGGTCCGCGGCTGGTCTTTGCCACGCACCTGGATGTGGTCCCCATTTGCGACGGTGCCAAGCCCATCATAGACGGGGACCATATTAAGACCGACGGCAGCACCGGCCTGGGGGGAGATAATCGCACCGGCTGCGCGGTTTTGGTTTCCCTAGCCGAAACCCTGCTCAAGCACAAACTGCCCCATCCACCTATCACGCTGCTCTTTACCGTCCGTGAGGAAAGCGGCATCCAGGGGGCGCAACACCTGGACGCCGCCCAGTTGCAGGGAGCGGTCATGGGCTTTAATGTGGATAGCCGCGTTCCCGCCGATCTGATTACCGGGGCCGTTGGCCAGGAAAGCTGGGAAGTCGAGATTTTTGGCCAGGCGGCCCACGCGGGGGTCGCGCCCGAGAGGGGGATTTCCGCCACGATGGTCGGGGCGTTGGCCCTGGCGGA
The Pirellulales bacterium genome window above contains:
- a CDS encoding M20/M25/M40 family metallo-hydrolase, giving the protein MGASQIPLDTAAAEAHLLNFLQIPGQSGEEAEIAAAVSDALIKVGVAANAIRFDTANQRINLPTQTGNLFADIPGTRPGPRLVFATHLDVVPICDGAKPIIDGDHIKTDGSTGLGGDNRTGCAVLVSLAETLLKHKLPHPPITLLFTVREESGIQGAQHLDAAQLQGAVMGFNVDSRVPADLITGAVGQESWEVEIFGQAAHAGVAPERGISATMVGALALAEVRQGGWFGKVQQPDDHGTSNVGIFGGKGKQPAGNATNVVTDYVFIKGESRSPRAEFATAITAAYKTALENAARQVTDADGKPATLNFSSHAAYPPFNLPDDSPAVARAKRAAESLGMKPTTVFSNGGLDANWFVKHGLPTVTIGAGQYEIHTVNEYVNLPEFFDGCRLAVALATIAD